The genome window TATCATTACCCTGTGGAACTCGCTGCTACAGGATGCCGTGGAGGCCAAAATCTTGGCAAGAGTCAAAGAGGGATTGGACGTGCACACCACACCCACGAGGtgtgctgctctgtccccttggAGTGGTGACGGGGCCACttagagattgatgagcctggGCCAGCCTTGGAGGACAGAGCTGAGTCTTCTAGCAGAGGTAGCAAAGGCTTTAAGATGCAGGGGTCCGAGGTTTGCTCCCCTGGAAGTGTCAGGATTTCTACCGGGTGGGATaccagcctgggacttgggagacctgggttcagttccctgctctgccacagactccccgtgtgaccttgggcttcTTTGTGgctcagttttcctatctgtacaatggggagaaTAGCACCGCCCTACCTCCCGGCCGGGTTATGAAGATAAAACCGTTACGGTTTGGGAGAGGTGAGGTATTGCAGTTGTCACCGATTGGGGGACGGGTAAACAATGAAGATGACGGGTCACTgacacagagcgatctggatcctttggtaaactgggcgcaagcaaacactATGTTTTATTACAGCTAACTGTAAATGTATCTGGCTCGGAACGAAGAGTGTCAGCCGTGCTTCCAGGCAGGGgggctctctcctgggaagcagggactctgaaaatgatttggttatggtggataatcagctgagcagGAGCTCCCAGCGTTACGCTGGGGCCAAAACAGCTAGTGGGGTCCGGGGATGTATAAACGGGAATGTGGAGTAGGGAGAGGTGATTTTCCCTCTGCATTCGGCACTGGGGCAACCGCAGCTGGaatcctgtgcccagttctggtgcctacaattcaagaaggatgttgataaattgaggAGAGGTCAGAGAAGAGTCACGAGAAGGatctaaaggattagaaaacctgtctcCAGGAGCTCAGTCCATTTAGCTTATtagagagaaggttaaggggtgacttgatcacagtctgagTATCTACTTGGGGAGTAACGGGCTCTTCTGTCCAGCGGAGGCAGGCCTAACACAATCctctggctggaagttgaagctggacacattcagactggaaacaaggtgaGCATTTTTCATGCTGAGAGTAATCACTGGAACGACGTACCGACAGCTTCTCCGTCACTGATCATTTTCCAGCCGGGACTGGGTctgtttctaaaagctctgctctaggaattctttcggggccgttctctggcctgggttctACGGATCACAATGGTCGCTTCTGGCCTTGGGGGTCTGTGAAAGTATCCTACGCACACGGATCGGGTTTTATTAGCCTGTGGTTGCCTCTGAGCGAATGGGCTTCTTTTTTAGCTCAGGAGGGACTCCAGCTGTGGGATCCAGAGGTGTCAGGTTCAACCCCTTCTGCTGGACCCCACTGCGGGTGTCATTCCCTGGGGTTTAGGTACAACGCGGGCCCCATGCAGCGGCATCCTAAAGATCTTAATGTGAACCTGGCTGACGGGACAGGGCCGCTCCGCCACAGCCAGGCAAATAGCTAACTCACTTTCCTTTTTATatccccgccccctgctcccttttatcattccccccaccccctgcttccaTGTCTTGCCTGTGTCTCCGCGTGTCTCTCCACCTctggttctcttcccccccattCACTCCTCTCTTGCTCTCCCTGTTTGCCTTCCtcttgtcttctcttctcccctctccatGTCTGCATCCATCTACCCCGTCGGTCTGTCTCTGTCATCATatctacccacccacccacctgtcTGTCTCCACCTGCTATCATCCATACCTATCTGTCCATCACCATGCATCTGATGTATCTTATTGTGGTCCCCGTGCATCCATACCCACCCGTCCGTCCATCTTGGTGCATGCCCACCCCTGGTCACACGTATCCATCCATCCGTCTCCTCCTCTGCCGCCCCCCCCACgtgtctttcccctcctccctgtctCCAGCAGACCCCCCACCGCTTCCCCACCCCAAGCCAGGAGGAGACGACTATGGCGCAGACTCTGCAGATGGAGATCCCCAACTTCGGCAACAGCATCCTGGAGTGCCTGAACGAGCAGCGCCTTCAGGGGCTATACTGCGACGTCTCGGTGGTGGTGAAAGGCCATGCCTTCAAGGCTCACCGGGCCGTCCTGGCGGCCAGCAGCTCCTACTTCCGGGACCTTTTCAACAACAGCAAGAGCGCGGTGGTGGAGCTGCCGGCGGCTGTGCAGCCCCAGTCCTTCCAGCAGATCCTCAGCTTCTGCTACACGGGCCGGCTGAGCATGAACGTGGGAGACCAGTTCCTGCTGATGTACACGGCTGGCTTCCTCCAGATCCAGGAGATCATGGAGAAAGGGACTGAGTTCTTCCTGAAGGTCAGCTCCCCCAGCTGCGACTCCCAGGGCCTGCACGCCGAGGAGACCCCTTCCTCCGAGCCCCAGAGCCCCGTGGCCCAGACCTCCACCTGGTCCTCCTGTAACACCCCCTTGCCCCTGGTGTCCCGCGTCAAGACAGAGCAGCAGGAGTCGGACTCCGTCCAGTGCACTTTCGTGGTCAAGCGGCTCTGGGACAACGGCCAGAAGGAGGGcggaggcgggggaggaggcaacAACGGGAGCCGCAAAATGGCCAAGTTCTCCACGCAGGACCTCGGAGGCaaccggcagcagcagcagggagcgcAAGCAGGAGGCGGGGGCAGCAGCGGGCCCGGTGTGGTGAGCGGGCCCAGCACGTCCGACCAGACCAGCCCTGGCACGTCCAGCGCCTACACGAGCGACAGCCCGAGCTCCTATCACAACGaggaggacgaagaggaggacGCGGCCGAGGAAGGCTCCGATGAGCAGTACCGGCAGATCTGCAACATGTACACGATGTACAGCATGATGAATGTAGGGCAGACAGGTGAgagtggctgggtggggaggggccttTCATGCTCCACCCcttgggggaggggcttgggccCTAATGCTCCACCccttggggaggggcttgggaaaggggaggagagctAGTGCTCTGCCCCCTTGGGGGCATggcacagggagagaggaaggggtggagcttATACTGCTCTCTCCCTACAGcagtggctgggggaaggggagggacttTTATTGCTCCACCCCTttggggagtggctgagggatGGGGTGGGACTTCTGCTCCGCTGCTGGGTGTGGCATGTTCGCTGTCAGGGTTATGGGCAGGCGAGGACAAGGACTTGTTTTCATTGCACAGTGAATCCAGCTACACTAGCTGGAGAGTCTGGCCTGGAAGAGCTTAGAGAACCACCGAGAAGAAGGGTGGCCCAGTGGTGAGGGCGATACCTCATGCCCTGAAGAcccgggttcaattcccagctccgcCACAAGTTCCCAGTGTGACTGTGCGCATGTTGctcggtctctctgtgcctcagtttcccatctgtacactggggatccctgccctgcctcctagGAGTGTGGTGAGGAGAAATACCCCAGCGGCGGGGGTAGGACAAGGACAACCTGTAACATCTGGGCGTAGAAACCTTAAATCAATGACCTGGGTGAGGCCTGGAGATGCTGGTTTTTCTGGGGTTTCTCCAGCTGTTCCAGGCTTCTCCTTGGATAAAGGCTCAGCCTCTGTGTCGTGAGTTTCACtgagtctcagcccagttcccagcAGGCTGGGCACACCCAGGTTGCTATCAAACCAGggctcagtggtgaggctgcggGTTTTTCTCGGGGCTCACCCCACTCGGCGGCTAGAGAAGCCTGCCTGCAAGGGGGCGATTAGCCAGGGGATAAATTCACACGGACCCATGGCCggagaggggagctgggctggtgGTCCCCATTGTAATAGGGGAGAATTCGCTCTTCTCCAGCTGGAGAGACAAGCCCCTCGCGCTCCAGATTCCATCCGTGCAGGGGTTAAAAATGACCATCGTCCCCGCCTCCCGGAAAGGGAAACTGACACAAAAAATCACGGGTCCTAGTCGCTGTAGTGAGTCGGCGGCAAACCtggaagtagaacccaggagtccggactcccagtcccccctgctctaaccactagactccactgcCCTCCCGGATCCAGgtaaagaacccaggagtcctggctcctagccccctcccaccccactagaCTGAATGTTTAGGCCTAGGAGCTGTGTTCTGTGTGTTCACCCTCTACTCCGCCGGGCCCCAACCAGCAGCGGCCGCAGAGAAGGTGGAAGCCCTGCCCGACCAGGTGGCCTCTGAGTCTCGCAACCGGATCCGGGTGCGGCAGGACCTGGCGTCGCTGCCGGCCGAGCTCATCAACCAGATCGGGAACCGGTGTCACCCCAAGCTGTACGACGAGGGTGACCCTGCGGAGAAGCTGGAGCTCgtgacaggtgtgtgtgtgtgggggggcccaactggggggaggaggcagagactagtctggggttgggggcggggggctaatTAAATTGCAGCATGTGAATGTGCTGCCCCtgttttagggcttgatccaaactCAGTGGGGTTCTTCCCTTACTGGGAGCTGAGCACGTGTTCCTGCGTGTTGGCAGACGGGAGCCAGTGACAGGAGAGGCAGTGAGGCCCAATGGGCTGGCGCTCacgagacctgggttctgtttccaactctgccactgccccactgggtgacctcaggcaagttcCCCCaaccctgtacctcagtttcccatcccaccctgggtctgtgcagggcctggactgATGGGGACTCGGTCAGGGGCGGGAGCTCTCTATGCAGCAGCCAGCATGACAGAGGGCTCCAATCTCAGCCTGGGAAGAGGGCCCTAAAAAATTCactggaccgtgaaatctggtctcccccgtgaaatctggtcctctgtgtacttttaccctgtactatacagatttcacgggggagaccagtgtttctcaaactgggggtctccACCCAAACTGCAgttgtgggggggtcacaaggctattgtagggggttgCGATGTTGCCACCTTTCCTTCAGCCGCCCTGCCCTGAAGGCGGCGCAGGAGAGCGGCGGGTGCTGCCGGCTGCCCAGCTGGGAAGGCAGCGCCGCAGCCAGAGGTGGTGACACCCTGCCACGACACCCTTATTTCCGCGCTGCTGCGGGCGGTGacgctgcctgcagagctgggctccctgccagcagccacgGAGCTTCCTGCAGCGGCGGGAGGTTCCTGGAGATGGATCTGACCCGTCCCCGGGAGcggcccctgcaggggaagaggaaatcccGTCCCTCACCAGCCTGGCCAGgaccagcagctggagcctgccATAGGGTAGGAGCACCTCAGCTAGGGcaaccccagccccgcccttccCTGGCTCCGGGCCCAGTGTCCCAGCGTTCGGAGGTCAAAGGGGCCTTCGGCTCGTCACCCTCCCAACCATGGTATAGGCCGTAAGGCCAgccttgccctccccccccccccaaaagtgagGATATCCCCCCccgtcagggttccctccccactctgaactctggggtacagatgtggggacctgcatgaaagaccccctaaggtTATTTCTACCAGcctaggttaaaaacttccccaaggcacaaatccttccctgtccttggatgggtactacGGCTGCCACCACCAGGGGAGTTAGActaagattcaggaaaaggaccgcctggagttcctgtttccccaaaatattcccccaagccttcactccctttcctggggaggcttgagaataatctaccaaccagataagtaaacaaggtgagcacagaccagacccctgggtttttaggacactaaaaaccaatcagattcttaaaaaacagaacttcattataaaggaaaaaaaaaagtaaaaaactcctctgtaaaatcaggatggaaggtaattttacagggtaataagatttaaaacccagaggattcccctctaggcaaaacttcaaagttacaaaaaccagagataaacctccctcttagcacagggaaaattcacaagctaaaacaaaagataatccaacgcatttccttcctattacttacaatttgtaatcttaaaaagaaaaggagtacttgtggcaccttagagactaaccaatttatttgagcatgagctttcgtgagctacagctcacttcatcggatgcatactgtggaaattgcagaagacattatatacacagacaccatgaaacaatacctcctcccaccccactctcctggtcacgcaatcagagacatgaaggtcgctatcttacaacaaaaaaacttcaaatccagagtccagcgagaaactgctgaattggaattgatttgcaaattggatactattaatttaggcttaaatagagactgggagtggctaagtcattatgcaaggtagcctatttccccttgttttttcctacccccctcccccccagacgttctggttaaacttggatttatgctggaagtggcccaccttgattgtcatgcacattgtggggagagtggtcagtttggatgagctattgccagcaggagagtgagtttgtgtgtgtggggggggggggtgagaaaacctggatttgtgctggaaatggcccaacttgattattatacacattgtaaggagagtgatcactttagataagctattaccagcaggagagtgaggtgggaggaggtatttttccatggtgtctgtgtatataatgtcttctgcaatttccacagtatgcatccgatgaagtgagctgtagctcacgaaagctcatgctcaaataaattggttagtctctaaggtgccacaagtcctccttttcttttattgtagggagagtggtcactttggatgagctattaccagcaggagagtgagtttgtgtgtgtatgggggtgggggagtgagaaaacctgtatttgtgctggaaatggcccaccttgattttcatgcaggttgtaaggagagtggtcactttggataggctattaccagcaggagagtgagtttgtgtgtgtggtttttggaggtgagtgagggggtgagagaacctggatttctgcaggaaatggcccaccttgattatcatacacattgtgaagagagtggtcactttggatgggctattaccagcaagagagtgagtttgtctgtgggggggtggagggtgagaaaacctggatttgtgctggaaatggcccaacttgatgatcactttagataagctattaccagcaggagagtggggtgggaggaggtattgtttcatggtgtctgtgtatataatgtcttctgcaatttccacagtatgcatccgatgaagtgagctgtagctcatgaaagctcatgctcaaataaattggttagtctctaaggtgccacaagtcctccttttctttttgcgaatacagactaacacggctgctactctgaaatttgtaatcttagatgcttagttcagaTATGGCTTTAGTAGttgtattttccctgccctggctcctcaccagagagaacacaaagaaaaaacacaaaacaaaaaccttcccccacagatttgaaagtatcttctccccttgttggtccttttggtcaggtgccagccaggttatctgagcttcttaaccctttacaggtaaaggagggattttatgctacccgtAGCTGTATGTTTAGGATACCGCCCCCCACCatgcgcagaagtgagggtggcaatatgGCGACCCTCCCTACAATAGTCTTGTGACCCCGTCCCCATGACCTCCTTTTGAGTTGGGACCCCCAGGGTTACAACCccatgaaatttcagatctaagtatctgaaaccatgaaatttacagttttaaaaatcctatggctgtgaaagTGACCCAAATCGACTGTGAATTTGGGCCCTAATGTTGGGGGGACCCCGATCTTGGCTGGGGGGTGCTTGTGTGGTGCTTGACACAACAGGGAACCTTGAGCtcggctgggggtggggtctgtggGGTGACCAGCACGGCAGgggaccctgatcttggttgaAGGAGGGGGTCCATGGGGCatgtggctcagcaggggaccctgatctcagccagggggtgtctgtggggcacctggcatagcAGGGGACCCTGAATGGAGGTTCATGGGGTGCTGGGTACAGCAGTGGGCCCCAACCGTCGTCGTTAACCTCCCGTACCCTAGAGTATGCAGCATTACAGCCCCATCCCCTGTTCCG of Natator depressus isolate rNatDep1 chromosome 20, rNatDep2.hap1, whole genome shotgun sequence contains these proteins:
- the NACC1 gene encoding nucleus accumbens-associated protein 1 isoform X2; amino-acid sequence: MAQTLQMEIPNFGNSILECLNEQRLQGLYCDVSVVVKGHAFKAHRAVLAASSSYFRDLFNNSKSAVVELPAAVQPQSFQQILSFCYTGRLSMNVGDQFLLMYTAGFLQIQEIMEKGTEFFLKVSSPSCDSQGLHAEETPSSEPQSPVAQTSTWSSCNTPLPLVSRVKTEQQESDSVQCTFVVKRLWDNGQKEGGGGGGGNNGSRKMAKFSTQDLGGNRQQQQGAQAGGGGSSGPGVVSGPSTSDQTSPGTSSAYTSDSPSSYHNEEDEEEDAAEEGSDEQYRQICNMYTMYSMMNVGQTAAAEKVEALPDQVASESRNRIRVRQDLASLPAELINQIGNRCHPKLYDEGDPAEKLELVTGTNVYITRAQLMNCHVSAGTRHKVLLRRLLASFFDRNTLANSCGTGIRSSTNDPSRKPLDSRVLHAVKFYCQNFAPNFKESEMNAIAADMCTNARRVVRKSWIPKLKLLMAEGDTYTTFINDTGKMEPDIMGVEHSFETGSHDGDAGTSAESLQ
- the NACC1 gene encoding nucleus accumbens-associated protein 1 isoform X1, translated to MAQTLQMEIPNFGNSILECLNEQRLQGLYCDVSVVVKGHAFKAHRAVLAASSSYFRDLFNNSKSAVVELPAAVQPQSFQQILSFCYTGRLSMNVGDQFLLMYTAGFLQIQEIMEKGTEFFLKVSSPSCDSQGLHAEETPSSEPQSPVAQTSTWSSCNTPLPLVSRVKTEQQESDSVQCTFVVKRLWDNGQKEGGGGGGGNNGSRKMAKFSTQDLGGNRQQQQGAQAGGGGSSGPGVVSGPSTSDQTSPGTSSAYTSDSPSSYHNEEDEEEDAAEEGSDEQYRQICNMYTMYSMMNVGQTAAAAEKVEALPDQVASESRNRIRVRQDLASLPAELINQIGNRCHPKLYDEGDPAEKLELVTGTNVYITRAQLMNCHVSAGTRHKVLLRRLLASFFDRNTLANSCGTGIRSSTNDPSRKPLDSRVLHAVKFYCQNFAPNFKESEMNAIAADMCTNARRVVRKSWIPKLKLLMAEGDTYTTFINDTGKMEPDIMGVEHSFETGSHDGDAGTSAESLQ